Proteins encoded in a region of the Pseudothermotoga elfii DSM 9442 = NBRC 107921 genome:
- a CDS encoding rod-binding protein codes for MLVQSVDSVRTDKLYNACSEFAGSLFYEIFKKMYDSIPKSDLIPRTPAQEWFTNMLFYEYSKQVAKDNLKSLVRTIYEQLAQNAYQ; via the coding sequence ATGCTTGTTCAAAGCGTTGATAGTGTCAGAACGGACAAACTCTACAATGCCTGTTCAGAATTCGCTGGTAGCCTTTTTTACGAAATATTCAAAAAAATGTACGATTCTATCCCAAAATCCGATCTTATACCAAGAACCCCTGCACAGGAATGGTTCACAAATATGCTTTTTTACGAATATTCAAAGCAGGTGGCAAAAGATAATCTGAAGTCACTTGTCAGAACAATTTATGAGCAGCTTGCTCAGAACGCTTATCAGTAA
- the prfA gene encoding peptide chain release factor 1, which produces MKDIIESIIKDVNKKTIELEQKLSSSNLDIEQLREFSVEYSRLKEALEIYQQLKQMEEEMNFWQEAMKEDPSLEEDFLKARKQYEDIISQLISHLLPFEEHNNVIFEIRAGTGGEEAALFAADLYRMYIRYAERKGWQVELSDFHDTGLGGFKEIVFFVKGKSAYKYLKYESGVHRVQRVPVTESSGRIHTSTATVAVLPEVSDVEIHIDPKDLKIDTFKASGHGGQYVNKTESAVRITHLPTGIIVSCQSERSQHQNRERALVILRAKLYEIEQEKINSQLSNQRKNQIGSAERSEKIRTYNFPQNRVTDHRINYTTYRLQEILDGDLDELIMKLFESELIKLTRN; this is translated from the coding sequence ATGAAAGACATAATTGAATCAATAATCAAAGATGTTAATAAGAAAACCATCGAGCTTGAACAAAAATTATCCAGCTCCAATCTGGATATCGAGCAGTTGCGGGAATTTTCTGTTGAATATTCAAGGTTGAAAGAGGCCCTCGAAATATACCAGCAACTCAAACAAATGGAAGAAGAGATGAATTTCTGGCAAGAAGCAATGAAAGAAGATCCCTCGCTTGAGGAAGATTTTCTGAAAGCCAGAAAGCAATACGAAGATATAATTTCTCAACTAATTTCTCACCTTCTACCTTTTGAAGAACATAACAATGTCATATTTGAGATCAGAGCCGGCACAGGAGGAGAAGAAGCTGCCCTTTTTGCTGCTGACCTTTATCGAATGTATATTCGTTACGCAGAGCGGAAAGGCTGGCAGGTAGAACTGTCAGATTTTCACGATACAGGGCTTGGCGGTTTCAAAGAAATCGTTTTCTTTGTTAAAGGAAAATCTGCTTACAAATATTTGAAATATGAAAGTGGTGTTCACAGAGTCCAGAGGGTGCCTGTTACCGAATCTTCAGGCAGAATACATACATCAACAGCCACTGTTGCTGTGTTACCAGAGGTGTCAGATGTTGAAATTCATATTGACCCGAAAGACTTAAAAATAGATACTTTCAAGGCTTCAGGACATGGCGGACAGTATGTCAACAAAACAGAATCGGCTGTGAGGATAACACATCTCCCAACAGGCATAATTGTCTCCTGCCAAAGTGAAAGATCACAGCATCAGAACCGTGAGCGTGCACTTGTCATTTTGCGAGCAAAACTTTATGAAATCGAGCAAGAAAAGATCAACTCACAACTCTCTAATCAGAGAAAAAACCAGATCGGCTCAGCAGAGAGAAGCGAGAAAATCAGAACATACAATTTTCCTCAAAACAGAGTAACAGACCATAGAATAAACTACACAACATACAGATTGCAGGAAATACTTGATGGGGATCTTGATGAACTAATAATGAAACTTTTTGAAAGTGAATTAATAAAGCTGACCAGGAACTGA
- a CDS encoding type IV pilus twitching motility protein PilT, with protein sequence MIEISALVADAFSKKASDIHLSVDMPPIYRINGLLVEQKNFGIMGESDLVMSLKKLFDQIGMTNNLEKKEIDFAFSVGEQVRVRGNLYYERRKPALALRLITRKIRTFDELGLPDILKEFTERDSGLILVAGPTGSGKSTTLAAMIDYINENHPYHIITIEDPIEYIFTNKKSVIHQRELGQDTNSFYDGLKYALRQDPDVILVGEMRDLETMSLALTAAETGHLVFSTIHTNSAASAPERVIDVFPAHQQKQIALQLANTLIAIIYQRLLPRIDGKGMVPVLEILVGTPAVKNLIRENKLHQIESIMQTSSRQGMVLFDDALFRAYMSGLIDKKQVYEYARNQQEMGKKLG encoded by the coding sequence ATGATAGAGATATCGGCTCTCGTGGCAGATGCATTCAGCAAAAAGGCGTCGGATATCCACCTTTCGGTGGATATGCCGCCTATTTATAGAATAAACGGTCTTCTTGTTGAGCAAAAAAATTTTGGCATCATGGGTGAAAGTGATCTGGTTATGTCGCTTAAAAAATTGTTCGACCAGATAGGAATGACGAACAATCTGGAGAAAAAAGAAATAGATTTTGCGTTCAGTGTTGGTGAACAAGTAAGGGTGAGAGGAAATCTGTATTACGAACGCAGAAAACCTGCTCTGGCTTTAAGACTGATTACCAGAAAAATAAGAACTTTCGATGAACTCGGTTTGCCAGATATATTGAAAGAATTTACCGAACGAGATTCAGGTTTGATCCTGGTAGCCGGTCCAACAGGCAGTGGGAAATCTACCACTCTTGCTGCAATGATAGATTATATAAACGAAAATCACCCTTACCATATAATAACTATCGAAGACCCTATAGAGTACATTTTCACAAACAAAAAGTCCGTCATTCATCAAAGAGAACTCGGTCAGGACACAAACAGCTTTTACGATGGGTTGAAATATGCTCTCAGACAAGATCCAGATGTCATACTTGTTGGTGAAATGAGAGACCTTGAAACAATGTCTCTTGCACTCACGGCAGCAGAAACAGGCCATTTAGTATTCAGTACTATCCACACAAACAGCGCAGCAAGTGCACCGGAAAGAGTTATAGATGTTTTTCCAGCCCATCAGCAAAAACAAATAGCCCTACAACTTGCCAATACACTTATTGCGATAATTTATCAAAGATTGCTACCAAGAATTGATGGAAAAGGTATGGTGCCTGTGCTTGAGATACTGGTTGGTACACCTGCTGTTAAAAACTTGATACGCGAAAATAAATTACACCAGATAGAATCAATTATGCAGACAAGTTCCAGGCAGGGTATGGTGCTCTTTGATGATGCTCTGTTTAGAGCTTATATGAGCGGATTAATCGATAAAAAACAGGTTTATGAGTATGCCCGGAACCAGCAGGAAATGGGGAAGAAATTAGGATGA
- the ileS gene encoding isoleucine--tRNA ligase, translated as MDYRSTLNLPGTEFSMRANLVEKEPRILEKWQKMNIYDYLLKHRENNPTFVLHDGPPYANGDIHIGTAMNKILKDIVVRYKTLRGFKSPYVPGWDTHGLPIEHKVTTMLGEKARSMSQTELRKACEEFAKQQIEMQKKQFQRLGVIGDWENYYATLNPEYEYKIYEIFAKLVEDGYVYRALKPVLWCNNCGTALAQAEIEYHDHDSPSIYVKFKMENSENEYIIIWTTTPWTLPGNTGIAVHPDQQYVKIEVGSEIWILAEKLLKMAMQEIGIDEYRILEKFKGHFLEGKQAVHPIFDRKSRIITADFVDMETGTGCVHIAPGHGEEDYEFGHLVNGLAVISPVDEKGYFTEEAGKYSGMHIEKANKQIIEDLKNNGSLLKESTIKHSYPHCWRCKKPVIFRATEQWFISVEKNNLRQRVLENIQNVAWIPAWGKNRISAMVEERPDWCISRQRAWGTPIPAFRCSKCSEVVLDARLIRHFAEIVKKMGTNAWFELSEKQLLPDGYVCPHCGSEDLVKMNDTLDVWIDSGSSFEAVLTTRPELTFPADMYLEGSDQHRGWFNSSLVLSVITHDKPPYKTVLTHGFIKDAEGKKMSKSLGNVVDPLEVCSKYGADVLRLWLASSDYFNDIRISKNIISQQVEVYKKIRNTIRYLLGNLQDFSVTDSIGFQKMLPVDRWALGRLQQIIKSVTEAYESYEFSKAYNILVKYCSVELSAIYLDIVKDRLYVEGKHSLKRRSAQTVLYNILKSLLVMFSPILAFTCEEAYEFLNFGEKKYQTVMAESWPEYKEEYIDTNLMNDFEELLQLRDLVLKALEESRQNGLIGHSLDAKVAIKTGSKKTLELLKKYSAYLEEFFIVSKVEICNSDENLHIEVEHAEGEKCERCWKYDPLTNSDSEFPNICPRCMAVLKEKR; from the coding sequence TTGGATTACAGATCCACTCTCAATCTTCCCGGTACTGAGTTCTCAATGCGCGCTAATTTGGTGGAAAAAGAACCGCGTATACTTGAAAAATGGCAAAAAATGAATATTTATGATTATCTGCTAAAACACAGAGAGAATAACCCAACCTTCGTCCTTCACGATGGTCCACCTTATGCAAATGGCGATATTCACATAGGCACTGCTATGAACAAGATACTGAAAGATATAGTTGTGAGATACAAAACACTTCGCGGATTTAAATCGCCTTATGTACCCGGATGGGATACGCACGGTTTACCAATAGAGCACAAAGTTACGACAATGCTTGGAGAAAAGGCGAGATCTATGTCTCAAACAGAATTGAGAAAAGCTTGTGAAGAATTTGCAAAACAACAGATAGAAATGCAAAAGAAACAGTTTCAAAGACTTGGCGTTATAGGTGACTGGGAAAATTATTATGCGACTTTGAACCCTGAATATGAGTATAAAATCTATGAAATTTTTGCAAAGCTGGTGGAGGATGGCTATGTTTACAGAGCGCTTAAACCGGTTCTCTGGTGTAATAATTGCGGTACAGCCCTTGCACAGGCGGAAATAGAATATCACGACCACGATTCACCATCTATTTATGTCAAATTTAAAATGGAGAACTCAGAAAATGAATACATAATCATCTGGACAACTACCCCATGGACCCTGCCGGGAAATACCGGAATAGCCGTCCATCCAGATCAACAATATGTGAAAATAGAAGTAGGAAGCGAAATCTGGATCCTTGCTGAGAAATTATTGAAAATGGCCATGCAGGAAATTGGTATAGATGAGTACAGGATTCTTGAAAAATTCAAAGGGCATTTCCTTGAAGGAAAACAGGCTGTTCATCCAATATTTGATAGAAAATCTCGCATAATCACAGCCGATTTCGTAGACATGGAAACAGGCACTGGTTGCGTGCACATTGCACCGGGACATGGTGAGGAAGATTACGAATTCGGCCATCTCGTGAATGGTTTAGCCGTTATTTCCCCAGTTGATGAAAAAGGCTATTTCACAGAGGAAGCCGGAAAATATTCTGGCATGCATATTGAAAAAGCAAACAAACAGATAATAGAAGATTTAAAAAACAATGGCTCTCTTCTTAAGGAATCAACCATCAAGCATTCTTACCCGCACTGCTGGAGATGCAAGAAACCTGTTATATTCAGGGCAACAGAGCAATGGTTTATATCTGTTGAAAAAAACAACCTGAGGCAAAGGGTCCTTGAAAATATACAGAATGTGGCATGGATACCAGCCTGGGGAAAAAATAGAATAAGTGCTATGGTGGAAGAAAGACCAGATTGGTGCATTTCGAGGCAACGCGCCTGGGGGACACCTATTCCGGCTTTCAGGTGCAGCAAGTGTAGCGAGGTTGTTCTTGATGCAAGATTGATCAGGCATTTTGCCGAAATAGTTAAAAAAATGGGAACAAATGCCTGGTTTGAACTCAGTGAAAAACAACTCCTGCCCGATGGATATGTGTGCCCACATTGCGGTTCGGAGGATCTTGTTAAAATGAACGATACTCTTGACGTATGGATTGATTCCGGTTCTTCTTTCGAGGCAGTTTTAACCACAAGACCGGAATTAACATTTCCCGCAGACATGTATCTTGAGGGAAGCGACCAGCACAGAGGCTGGTTTAATTCGTCACTGGTCCTTTCTGTCATAACACACGATAAACCTCCGTATAAAACTGTTCTAACGCATGGATTCATAAAAGATGCAGAAGGAAAGAAGATGAGTAAATCTCTCGGAAATGTTGTCGATCCTCTTGAAGTATGTTCTAAATACGGTGCAGATGTACTCAGATTGTGGCTTGCAAGCAGTGACTATTTCAACGATATCAGAATATCCAAAAATATAATTTCCCAGCAAGTCGAGGTTTATAAAAAAATAAGAAACACTATAAGATACCTTCTGGGAAACCTTCAGGATTTTTCAGTAACAGATTCTATCGGATTCCAAAAGATGCTTCCGGTAGATAGATGGGCGCTTGGAAGACTTCAGCAAATAATAAAATCTGTAACAGAGGCATACGAAAGTTATGAGTTTTCCAAAGCATATAACATACTGGTAAAGTATTGCTCTGTAGAACTAAGCGCTATCTATCTGGATATCGTGAAAGATAGACTATATGTCGAAGGAAAGCACTCTTTAAAAAGAAGATCGGCTCAAACAGTTTTATATAATATTCTAAAATCCCTGCTTGTCATGTTCTCGCCAATTCTTGCCTTCACGTGCGAAGAGGCTTACGAGTTTCTAAACTTTGGTGAGAAAAAATATCAAACTGTAATGGCTGAAAGTTGGCCTGAATATAAAGAGGAATACATAGACACCAATCTGATGAATGATTTTGAAGAACTTCTCCAATTGAGGGATCTCGTTTTGAAAGCACTTGAAGAATCCAGGCAGAATGGTTTGATAGGTCATTCACTTGATGCAAAGGTTGCTATCAAAACCGGCTCTAAGAAAACCCTTGAGTTACTCAAAAAATATTCGGCATACCTGGAAGAATTCTTCATAGTCTCCAAAGTAGAAATTTGCAACTCTGACGAAAATCTACACATTGAAGTTGAACATGCCGAAGGTGAGAAATGTGAGCGTTGCTGGAAATATGATCCGCTGACCAATTCAGATTCGGAGTTTCCCAATATCTGCCCAAGATGCATGGCTGTTCTTAAAGAAAAAAGGTGA
- a CDS encoding response regulator gives MMKEAKILVVDDEQNLRLLISEELEELGYKVETVSNAEEALKRIESDDFDLATIDIEMPGMNGIELAGILRQKYPALRIILLTAYSHYKYDLASWAADAYVVKSTDLTELKETVKKLLQM, from the coding sequence ATGATGAAAGAAGCTAAAATCCTTGTCGTTGATGATGAGCAAAATTTGAGATTGCTCATAAGTGAAGAACTTGAGGAACTTGGTTACAAAGTGGAAACTGTTTCAAATGCAGAAGAAGCGCTGAAAAGGATCGAATCAGATGATTTTGATCTCGCCACAATTGATATCGAAATGCCAGGAATGAATGGCATAGAACTCGCTGGCATTCTGAGACAAAAATATCCTGCACTAAGAATAATTCTTTTGACTGCTTATTCGCATTATAAATATGACCTTGCTTCGTGGGCTGCGGATGCATACGTGGTCAAATCAACTGATCTGACTGAATTGAAAGAAACAGTCAAGAAACTTCTGCAAATGTGA
- a CDS encoding sensor histidine kinase: MSQIAQIICSQANAEHCDLFIYESQKDHFRLVGTTHQHEKIGVLKINSNTLMNDSHAIKLEYNGKLTGAIALRNPKNLPAIDNLLEELAFSLWWLDRFTELENTAERYHNMSQLTDAFYSYDDQDELKKEMVKVVAKILRADMVLFLEKISENYVFTAGFGIDRNQLLIESIPQSHPFISKIEKSDSGILNIKTQIDFASIPVKSLIAVPLRLQDRILGVLIAINKISEEGYRTRYSFDEFDLSTLHEVARRISLAYTRLEYQNNLKKEIEKLKSYTKRYEDLIKQQQLYLKKMDLVHNISNAMRASYDPNNVYKILLLGLTSGRGLGFNRALLLLRDRKTETLFGKIWLGPSSEEDITKIWREAERRAMSYGDFSQYLREEALMLDISNGLTKKIEGKMFHYKDHPVFERVVLRRKLIHITPPLAKSMGEAVKDLTNLLETEEFAVVPLIGKWDTIGVLILDNKFTGNPISEIDTEVLKIIADSAGLTIENATNYEELRKKTESLEQQKNMIDYLRKFSESILQNLTTAVIVIDRQGKVLECNKRVEQLLGLPKERVIGSAYTDFGEAFQDVFGVAMKVFERGETITLSRYRIETANGERFFDTKYSPLWDIAGSSMNGVIVTLEDVTDQYLLEQERKDKEKLALLGEMSARVAHELRNPITVIGGFLNRLKKNISDPQARERYLNILSNEVDNLQNIVSEILEFSRSARNIDESKFQINELIEEVAFFMQEKAARNKINLEFMLSPLQEVVADRNRIKRVLINLVQNAIEATPQGGRIILKSQQDQDRVLVSVFNTGEPISEENLRKIFVPFYTTKTYGTGLGLPICKKIIEDEHGGRIWAESKPEGTEFKFEIPIKREGE, from the coding sequence ATGTCTCAAATAGCCCAGATAATCTGTTCTCAGGCTAATGCCGAGCATTGCGATTTGTTTATTTACGAAAGCCAAAAAGATCATTTCAGATTGGTCGGGACAACCCATCAGCATGAAAAAATCGGAGTATTGAAAATAAATTCAAACACCTTGATGAATGATTCGCATGCAATAAAACTCGAATACAACGGTAAGCTTACAGGGGCTATAGCGCTGAGAAATCCAAAAAATTTACCAGCAATTGACAATCTTCTTGAGGAGCTTGCTTTTTCCCTGTGGTGGCTTGATAGATTCACAGAGCTTGAAAATACCGCAGAAAGATACCACAACATGAGTCAGCTGACAGATGCTTTTTATAGCTATGATGATCAGGATGAGTTGAAAAAAGAAATGGTCAAGGTAGTGGCAAAAATTCTGAGAGCTGATATGGTACTCTTCCTCGAGAAGATCTCTGAAAATTATGTTTTTACAGCTGGATTTGGCATCGATAGAAATCAACTTTTGATAGAAAGTATTCCACAATCTCATCCGTTCATATCAAAGATAGAAAAATCAGACAGTGGAATATTAAACATAAAAACACAGATAGATTTTGCAAGCATTCCTGTGAAATCATTGATAGCTGTGCCTCTCAGGTTGCAAGACAGAATTCTGGGAGTTCTGATCGCTATTAACAAAATATCAGAAGAAGGCTACAGAACCAGATACAGTTTTGACGAATTTGACCTCTCAACGTTGCATGAAGTAGCGAGGCGTATTTCACTCGCTTATACAAGGCTCGAGTATCAAAATAATCTCAAGAAAGAAATTGAGAAGCTCAAAAGCTATACAAAGCGTTACGAGGATTTGATCAAACAACAGCAACTTTATCTGAAAAAAATGGATCTGGTTCACAATATAAGCAATGCTATGAGGGCAAGTTACGATCCCAATAATGTATACAAAATCCTTCTTCTGGGATTGACTTCGGGAAGGGGTCTTGGTTTCAACAGAGCTTTATTACTTTTACGTGATAGAAAGACAGAAACCCTGTTCGGAAAAATCTGGTTAGGCCCATCCAGTGAGGAAGATATAACAAAAATATGGAGAGAAGCTGAAAGAAGAGCGATGAGTTACGGCGATTTTTCTCAATACCTGCGAGAAGAGGCGCTTATGCTTGATATTTCTAATGGACTTACGAAAAAAATAGAGGGAAAAATGTTTCATTACAAAGATCACCCGGTGTTTGAAAGAGTGGTTCTGAGAAGAAAACTGATCCATATAACCCCGCCACTTGCAAAAAGTATGGGAGAAGCCGTTAAAGATCTAACCAATCTCCTGGAGACAGAGGAATTCGCTGTTGTCCCATTGATAGGAAAGTGGGATACCATAGGTGTACTCATACTGGACAACAAATTCACAGGAAATCCAATTTCCGAAATCGACACAGAAGTTCTGAAAATTATAGCAGATAGTGCAGGATTAACGATAGAAAATGCGACAAATTACGAAGAGCTGAGGAAAAAAACAGAAAGCCTTGAACAACAAAAAAATATGATAGATTATCTAAGAAAGTTTAGCGAGAGCATTCTTCAAAACCTTACAACTGCCGTCATAGTAATTGATAGGCAAGGAAAGGTTTTAGAATGCAACAAAAGAGTAGAGCAATTGCTTGGATTGCCAAAGGAAAGAGTTATTGGAAGCGCATACACAGATTTTGGTGAGGCATTTCAGGATGTATTTGGTGTTGCAATGAAAGTTTTTGAGCGTGGTGAAACAATTACTCTTTCCAGATATAGAATAGAAACTGCAAATGGGGAGAGGTTTTTCGATACAAAATATTCTCCCTTATGGGATATAGCAGGTTCATCAATGAACGGTGTTATTGTAACGCTTGAAGATGTTACCGACCAGTACTTGCTCGAACAGGAAAGAAAAGACAAAGAAAAATTAGCACTGTTGGGAGAAATGTCAGCAAGAGTTGCGCATGAATTACGAAATCCAATAACCGTTATAGGAGGTTTCCTTAACAGATTGAAGAAAAACATTTCAGATCCACAGGCAAGAGAACGATACCTCAACATACTGAGTAACGAAGTGGACAATTTGCAGAATATAGTTTCAGAAATACTTGAATTCAGCAGAAGCGCAAGAAATATAGATGAAAGCAAATTTCAAATAAATGAATTGATAGAGGAAGTAGCATTTTTTATGCAAGAAAAAGCTGCCAGAAATAAAATCAACCTTGAATTTATGCTCTCGCCTTTGCAAGAAGTAGTGGCTGATAGAAACAGAATAAAGAGAGTTTTGATAAATCTTGTTCAAAATGCCATAGAAGCGACACCGCAAGGTGGTAGGATTATCTTAAAAAGTCAACAGGACCAGGATAGAGTACTGGTTTCCGTTTTTAACACAGGAGAGCCTATATCTGAAGAAAATCTGAGAAAAATCTTTGTGCCTTTCTACACAACGAAAACTTACGGAACAGGCCTCGGCCTCCCCATATGCAAGAAAATAATAGAAGATGAGCACGGGGGGCGCATATGGGCGGAATCGAAGCCAGAGGGAACTGAGTTTAAATTTGAAATCCCAATAAAAAGGGAGGGCGAATGA
- a CDS encoding Mut7-C RNAse domain-containing protein, with the protein MFFVDRMLGKLAKKLRLLGFDTMYINNIKEEAILQLCQQTGRILITRDKTLHRKAIKKGLKSFLINSEMWRDQLVELSKVFDLRKKDKIMMRCSLCNVDLVISSNEQIRKKVPLYVQETQDVFYTCPICGRVYWEGTHVQHIFEEFRRLGF; encoded by the coding sequence ATGTTTTTTGTTGACAGAATGCTGGGAAAGCTGGCTAAAAAGTTAAGACTGCTTGGCTTTGACACCATGTATATAAACAACATAAAAGAAGAAGCCATTCTTCAGCTATGTCAGCAAACGGGAAGAATTTTGATCACGAGGGATAAAACTTTACACAGAAAAGCAATCAAAAAAGGTTTGAAAAGTTTCCTGATTAACTCTGAAATGTGGCGAGATCAGTTAGTGGAATTATCAAAAGTTTTTGATTTGAGAAAAAAAGATAAAATAATGATGAGATGCAGTTTATGCAATGTTGATCTTGTCATATCAAGCAACGAGCAGATAAGAAAAAAGGTTCCGCTTTATGTCCAGGAGACACAAGATGTTTTTTATACCTGTCCAATTTGCGGGAGAGTTTACTGGGAAGGAACACACGTGCAGCATATTTTTGAAGAATTCAGGAGGTTGGGATTCTGA
- a CDS encoding DUF5320 family protein, protein MYGYIRGCGFRGFSPAWPYVGRGRGGLPRCWYPGFSPSLSLTRDQELNFLKTQAELLKDQLSQIESRINELQTK, encoded by the coding sequence ATGTATGGATATATAAGAGGATGTGGCTTCAGAGGATTTTCTCCAGCTTGGCCTTATGTGGGAAGAGGTCGAGGAGGACTTCCCAGGTGCTGGTATCCAGGTTTCTCACCGTCTTTATCATTGACAAGAGATCAAGAACTGAATTTTTTAAAAACTCAGGCAGAGCTTCTGAAAGATCAGTTGAGTCAGATTGAATCAAGAATCAACGAATTGCAAACAAAATGA
- a CDS encoding helix-turn-helix transcriptional regulator, with protein MRGRRGRGCGGQFLFSGEMLIPSILIILKKKSIHGYSLIEDLESIGIDTSLLHPSIVYRTLRMMEMHGLVDSDWNTEGTGPARRIYTITDTGKGFLREWCLKAKRDIEMMEKLIKEAEGGE; from the coding sequence ATGAGAGGTAGAAGAGGTAGAGGGTGCGGTGGACAGTTTCTATTTTCAGGAGAGATGCTGATTCCTTCAATATTAATAATCCTTAAAAAGAAATCAATTCACGGCTATTCATTGATTGAAGATTTAGAGTCTATAGGCATAGATACGAGCTTATTACACCCCAGCATCGTATACAGGACTTTAAGAATGATGGAAATGCACGGGCTGGTAGACTCTGACTGGAATACTGAAGGAACCGGACCGGCTCGAAGAATTTATACCATTACTGATACAGGCAAAGGTTTTTTAAGAGAATGGTGTCTGAAAGCTAAGCGAGATATAGAAATGATGGAAAAATTAATAAAAGAAGCAGAAGGAGGTGAGTGA
- a CDS encoding NifB/NifX family molybdenum-iron cluster-binding protein yields the protein MVIAIPALDNNGLKSRISEHFGRAPYFAIVELTDEKIDVKHIANTGEHFHGGSRAIDVVINHNASVVIAHSMGQKALDNLHQAGITVLKTIAKTVEEAVFEYKQGKLPEMTEGHVH from the coding sequence ATGGTTATAGCAATTCCAGCACTGGATAACAATGGTCTGAAATCAAGAATCTCCGAACATTTTGGAAGAGCGCCTTATTTTGCAATTGTTGAGCTTACTGACGAAAAAATTGATGTGAAGCACATTGCAAACACAGGGGAACATTTCCATGGTGGTTCAAGAGCTATAGATGTCGTGATAAATCATAACGCATCTGTTGTTATCGCTCACAGTATGGGGCAGAAGGCACTTGATAATTTGCACCAGGCAGGAATCACGGTTCTGAAAACTATTGCAAAAACTGTTGAAGAAGCTGTTTTTGAATATAAGCAAGGTAAACTTCCAGAGATGACAGAAGGTCATGTTCATTGA
- a CDS encoding sugar phosphate isomerase/epimerase family protein yields the protein MKIGFLTVALGNTSIEEIVKWASKEGFEALEVATWPLVNERDFSSTTIDVDQLDKSKIDRIKALFEKNSMIISSLAYYDNNLDANLEKRKKINEHLRKVIDAASLLGVELVGTFIGRDITKSVEQNFEEFEKVFKPLIAYAESKNVKLMIENCPMVGWQEHEKVGNIFYSPQLWREIFRITPASFGLNYDPSHLFWLGIDYIKVIEEFSERIFHVHAKDVEINRQTLYEQGIFGYYGTNLHGKSWWIYRLPGLGEINWEALSKTLRKAGYDFVVSIEHEDPVWAGETERSKIGLRMGHEFLRKLF from the coding sequence ATGAAAATAGGTTTTTTAACAGTTGCTCTTGGAAATACCAGCATTGAAGAGATTGTCAAATGGGCTTCAAAAGAAGGCTTTGAGGCACTTGAGGTAGCCACCTGGCCTTTGGTAAATGAAAGGGATTTTTCTTCAACAACTATTGATGTCGACCAGCTCGATAAATCAAAAATAGATCGCATAAAAGCTCTTTTTGAAAAAAACAGCATGATCATATCATCCTTAGCGTACTATGATAACAATTTAGATGCAAATCTGGAAAAACGAAAAAAAATAAATGAACATCTGAGAAAAGTTATCGATGCTGCCAGTTTGCTCGGAGTAGAGTTAGTCGGTACATTTATTGGAAGAGATATAACCAAATCTGTTGAGCAGAACTTCGAAGAATTTGAGAAAGTTTTCAAACCACTGATAGCTTACGCTGAGAGCAAAAATGTGAAACTTATGATAGAAAACTGTCCTATGGTAGGTTGGCAAGAACACGAAAAAGTAGGTAATATATTTTATTCACCACAGCTATGGAGAGAGATTTTCAGAATAACACCAGCTTCCTTTGGATTGAATTACGATCCGTCCCATCTATTCTGGCTTGGTATCGATTATATCAAAGTAATTGAGGAATTCAGTGAAAGAATCTTTCATGTGCACGCAAAAGATGTTGAAATAAATAGGCAGACTTTATATGAACAGGGCATCTTTGGTTACTATGGAACAAACCTTCACGGAAAAAGCTGGTGGATTTACAGATTACCAGGTTTAGGAGAAATAAATTGGGAAGCTCTCTCAAAAACATTGAGAAAAGCAGGATACGATTTTGTCGTAAGCATTGAACATGAAGACCCTGTTTGGGCTGGCGAAACTGAGAGATCAAAAATAGGACTAAGGATGGGTCATGAATTCCTCAGAAAATTATTTTAG